Proteins from a genomic interval of Papaver somniferum cultivar HN1 chromosome 4, ASM357369v1, whole genome shotgun sequence:
- the LOC113271661 gene encoding squamosa promoter-binding-like protein 16 gives MDWEFKGTSWGFGEFQRDCSEHSNFTASTNTNSASAINTLAGSSSSGGDNNNLKQKNRSRDNNNCSVDLKLGRLADFGEVYAMNHNKWKDPRLTMFSTSSSSAAAATALSSVKRARSSSSSNGVQVPSCLVDGCNADLSKCREYHRRHKVCEAHSKTPKVLVAGQEQRFCQQCSRFHFLVEFDEVKRSCRKRLDGHNRRRRKPQPDPLSANSVNLFSYHQGTRILPFANPQVFPSTTVTSPSWHAVVKTEEEIITDSNHLQSHYANRQNMFPGSFSRTNKEGKQFPFLQANEHGNRMVPEVSSCQPLINNVAACSENISSNSRKLFSDGLTRILDSDCALSLLSSPPSQQRSGSSLSHVVQSDSIPMSQPLVPDLEQYNQQGLSRYHQSRQGMGGETIGSVLVSHATDAELNCQGLFHMGPNGNGSSQNGIPFSWE, from the exons ATGGACTGGGAATTCAAAGGAACATCGTGGGGTTTTGGAGAATTTCAGAGAGATTGTAGTGAACACAGCAATTTCACTGCTTCTACTAATACTAATTCTGCTAGTGCTATCAACACTCTTGCTGGGTCATCAAGTAGTggaggagataataataatctaAAGCAGAAGAATAGAAGTAGAGATAATAATAATTGTTCAGTTGATTTGAAGTTGGGTAGATTAGCTGATTTTGGAGAAGTATATGCAATGAATCATAATAAGTGGAAGGATCCAAGGTTAACAATGTtctcaacatcatcttcatcagcagcagcagctacAGCTTTATCATCAGTGAAGAGAGCTAGAAGTTCTTCTTCAAGTAATGGTGTTCAAGTTCCATCTTGTTTGGTTGATGGGTGTAATGCTGACCTTAGTAAATGTAGAGAGTATCATAGGCGTCATAAGGTTTGCGAAGCTCATTCTAAAACTCCTAAAGTCTTGGTTGCTGGTCAAGAACAAAGGTTTTGCCAACAGTGCAGCAG GTTCCATTTTTTGGTGGAGTTTGATGAGGTAAAAAGAAGCTGCAGGAAACGTCTTGATGGGCACAACAGACGTCGGAGGAAGCCTCAGCCTGATCCCTTGTCGGCAAACTCAGTAAATCTGTTCTCTTACCATCAAG GTACCAGAATATTACCCTTTGCTAATCCGCAAGTATTTCCATCAACTACGGTGACAAGTCCTAGTTGGCACGCAGTAGTAAAAACGGAGGAAGAAATAATAACCGACAGCAACCACCTGCAGTCGCACTATGCCAACAGGCAAAACATGTTCCCTGGATCGTTCTCCCGCACTAACAAAGAAGGGAAGCAATTCCCATTTCTGCAGGCTAACGAGCATGGCAACCGAATGGTCCCCGAAGTTTCATCCTGCCAGCCGCTAATCAACAACGTAGCAGCATGTTCAGAAAACATTAGTAGTAATAGTAGAAAGTTGTTCTCTGACGGGTTAACTCGAATACTCGATTCTGATTGTGCTCTCTCTCTTCTGTCATCACCCCCGTCTCAGCAACGTTCTGGGAGCAGTCTGAGCCATGTGGTGCAATCTGACTCGATCCCCATGTCTCAGCCATTAGTACCTGACCTGGAGCAGTATAACCAACAAGGCCTAAGCAGGTACCACCAATCACGGCAGGGAATGGGTGGTGAGACCATCGGTTCAGTTTTAGTTTCTCATGCCACCGACGCCGAGCTAAATTGCCAAGGTCTGTTTCATATGGGTCCTAATGGCAATGGGTCATCCCAAAATGGAATTCCTTTCTCTTGGGAGTAG